Proteins encoded in a region of the Vicia villosa cultivar HV-30 ecotype Madison, WI linkage group LG5, Vvil1.0, whole genome shotgun sequence genome:
- the LOC131602087 gene encoding uncharacterized protein LOC131602087 → MEEGKLAKELYAESLQFSKLELSSNHADDHGDKLKDCDGDNLNLDDSLWGDSDDDKVNKSSDLDREWQRRHDQFHTIGYREGLIAAKEASAQEGFNIGFKQSVHAGYSWGVVRGVASAFAHLPNQLKEKLVESLEKRNEFQELYESVQSLSTPDALRLFHEDFKAQEASEQNEHTDVSGHTVSLQEQISHNSPLTNYRAQLESLICDTPAIDSHLPEPK, encoded by the exons ATGGAGGAGGGTAAGCTTGCTAAAGAACTTTATGCTGAAAGTTTACAATTCTCTAAATTAGAATTAAGTTCGAATCACGCCGATGATCACGGCGATAAATTAAAAG ATTGTGATGGTGATaatttgaatcttgatgattCTTTGTGGGGTGATTCTGATGATGACAAGGTGAATAAGTCATCGGATTTGGACCGGGAGTGGCAGAGGAGGCATGACCAATTCCATACG ATTGGTTATCGAGAAGGTCTTATAGCAGCTAAGGAAGCTTCTGCACAAGAGGGATTCAATATCGGTTTTAAACAATCTGTACACGCTGGTTATAGCTGGGGTGTTGTAAGAGGAGTAGCTAG TGCTTTTGCTCATCTTCCAAATCAGTTAAAAGAGAAATTGGTTGAATCACTAGAAAAGAGAAATGAATTCCAAGAGCTGTATGAATCAGTGCAATCTTTGTCAACACCAGATGCCCTTAGGTTGTTTCACGAAGACTTCAAAGCACAAGAAGCCTCggaacaaaatgaacacacagatgTTAGCGGCCACACAGTAAGTTTGCAAGAGCAAATTTCCCATAACTCTCCTCTGACAAATTATCGTGCACAGCTTGAATCTCTGATTTGTGATACTCCTGCTATTGACAGTCATTTACCTGAACCGAAATAA
- the LOC131602088 gene encoding uncharacterized protein LOC131602088, producing the protein MEVSKYLSLFAIYIILLHNLITFAQGNDQINKVCEKTPNKDLCTQILTSDPLSEFATMPDLAMISLRVAASNATGILTDVKIMIDDPDLDPEVQQGLADCKETLLDAEGQLEDSIAAILSNTKNDIQLWLQAALAAIDTCDASIPGDDDILSKRSVAFRELCNIAVAISKNLGTDDQA; encoded by the coding sequence atggaaGTCTCAAAATACTTATCTCTATTTGCTATATACATCATTTTATTACACAACCTAATTACCTTTGCACAAGGCAATGACCAAATCAACAAAGTATGTGAAAAAACACCTAACAAAGATCTATGTACCCAAATCCTTACTTCGGACCCATTGAGCGAATTCGCGACTATGCCTGACCTAGCTATGATATCACTAAGAGTGGCCGCTTCCAACGCAACAGGAATACTAACCGATGTGAAAATAATGATTGATGATCCGGATTTGGACCCCGAAGTTCAACAAGGTTTGGCCGATTGTAAGGAGACGTTATTGGACGCGGAAGGTCAACTTGAAGATAGTATCGCTGCGATTTTGTCAAACACAAAAAATGATATTCAATTATGGTTGCAAGCAGCATTGGCTGCAATTGATACATGTGATGCTTCAATTCCTGGTGATGATGATATTCTCTCTAAAAGAAGTGTAGCATTTCGTGAATTGTGCAACATTGCTGTTGCCATTAGTAAGAATTTGGGCACTGATGATCAAGCCTAA